The following proteins are encoded in a genomic region of Brassica napus cultivar Da-Ae unplaced genomic scaffold, Da-Ae ScsIHWf_1875;HRSCAF=2516, whole genome shotgun sequence:
- the LOC106391790 gene encoding ISWI chromatin-remodeling complex ATPase CHR11-like, translating into MYAAVNAGGERKRLLNIAMQLRKCCNHPYLFQGAEPGPPYTTGDHLITNAGKMVLLDKLLPKLKERDSRVLIFSQMTRLLDILEDYLMYRGYLYCRIDGNTGGDERDASIEAYNKPGSEKFVFLLSTRAGGLGINLATADVVILYDSDWNPQVDLQAQDRAHRIGQKKEVQVFRFCTESAIEEKVIERAYKKLALDALVIQQGRLAEQKTVNKDELLQMVRYGAEMVFSSKDSTITDEDIDRIIAKGEEATAELDAKMKKFTEDAIQFKMDDSADFYDFDDDEKDENKLDFKKIVSDNWNDPPKRERKRNYSESEYFKQTLRQGAPAKPKEPRIPRMPQLHDFQFFNTQRLTELYEKEVRYLMQTHQKNQLKDTVDVEEPEGGDPLTAEEVEEKESLLEEGFSTWSRRDFNSFLRACEKYGRNDIKSIASEMEGKTEEEVERYAQVFKERYKELNDYDRILKNIERGEARISRKDEIMKAIGKKLDRYRNPWLELKIQYGQNKGKLYNEECDRFMICMVNKLGYGNWDELKAAFRTSPLFRFDWFVKSRTSQELARRCDTLIRLIEKENQEFDERERQARKEKKLAKSATPSKRPLGRQQSESPSSLKKRKHLR; encoded by the exons atgtatgcaGCAGTTAATGCTGGTGGAGAACGCAAACGTCTGCTAAACATTGCAATGCAACTGCGTAAATGCTGTAATCACCCTTATCTCTTCCAGGGTGCAGAGCCTGGCCCACCATATACCACAGGAGATCACCTCATAACAAATGCTG gtAAGATGGTTCTCTTGGATAAATTGCTTCCTAAGTTGAAGGAACGTGATTCGAGGGTTCTTATATTTTCTCAG ATGACAAGACTTTTGGATATTCTTGAGGATTATTTAATGTATCGTGGTTATCTATATTGCCGAATCGATGGAAACACTGGTGGTGATGAACGAGACGCCTCCATAGAAGCCTACAACAAGCCAGGAAGCgagaaatttgttttcttgttatCTACTAGAGCAGGAGGGCTTGGTATCAATCTTGCTACTGCAGATGTTGTGATTCTTTATGATAGTGACTG GAACCCGCAAGTCGACTTGCAAGCCCAGGATCGTGCCCATAGGATCGGTCAAAAGAAAGAAGTTCAAGTGTTTCGATTCTGCACTGAG TCTGCTATTGAGGAGAAAGTAATTGAGAGAGCGTACAAGAAGTTGGCGCTTGATGCTCTGGTTATTCAACAAGGACGACTGGCAGAGCAGAAAA CTGTCAATAAGGATGAGTTGCTTCAAATGGTAAGATATGGTGCTGAGATGGTGTTCAGCTCTAAAGATAGCACAATCACAGACGAGGATATCGATAGAATCATTGCGAAAGGAGAGGAGGCTACAGCTGAACTTGATGCCAAGATGAAGAAATTTACAGAAGATGCTATACAGTTTAAAATGGATGACA GTGCTGACTTCTATGATTTTGATGATGACGAAAAG GATGAGAACAAGcttgattttaaaaagattgtGAGCGACAACTGGAATGATCCACCAAAGCGGGAGAGAAAGCGCAA CTACTCTGAATCTGAATACTTTAAGCAAACATTGCGACAAGGTGCTCCAGCTAAACCTAAAGAGCCTAGAATTCCGCGCATGCCCCAGTT GCACGATTTCCAGTTCTTTAACACTCAGAGATTGACCGAGTTGTATGAAAAGGAAGTACGCTATCTCATG CAAACACATCAGAAAAATCAGCTGAAAGACACAGTTGATGTAGAAGAACCAGAAG GTGGAGATCCCTTAACCGCTGAAGAAGTAGAAGAAAAGGAGAGTTTATTGGAGGAG GGTTTCTCAACATGGAGCAGAAGAGACTTCAATAGTTTTCTCAGGGCGTGTGAGAAGTATGGCCGCAACGATATCAAAAGCATTGCCTCCGAGATGGAAGGTAAAACAGAGGAAGAAGTTGAAAGATACGCCCAAGTATTCAAAGAGCGATACAAGGAGCTGAACG ACTACGACAGGATCCTTAAGAACATTGAGAGGGGAGAGGCAAGAATCTCCAGGAAAGATGAAATCATGAAAGCCATAGGGAAGAAACTGGACCGCTACAGAAACCCTTGGCTGGAACTCAAGATTCAATACGGTCAGAACAAAGGGAAGCTGTACAATGAGGAGTGCGATCGTTTCATG ATCTGCATGGTCAACAAACTTGGGTATGGGAACTGGGACGAGCTAAAGGCAGCATTCAGAACTTCACCTCTGTTCAGGTTTGACTGGTTTGTGAAATCTCGCACGAGTCAGGAACTCGCTAGAAGATGCGACACTCTGATTCGACTGATTGAAAAGGAGAACCAAGAGtttgatgagagagagaggcaagCCCGTAAAGAGAAGAAGCTCGCAAAG AGTGCAACACCATCAAAGCGACCTTTAGGAAGGCAACAAAGTGAGAGTCCTTCATCGTTGAAGAAGCGGAAGCATCTGAGATGA